From a region of the Haematobia irritans isolate KBUSLIRL chromosome 4, ASM5000362v1, whole genome shotgun sequence genome:
- the LOC142234769 gene encoding bax inhibitor 1-like, whose protein sequence is MESFQNRFNRFTTGLGEKYEPHVQHHLAKVYMMLGGTSAVTAIGSILQMKHFIDLGMLAALGSLFLVLGLHFYRDNGKNYYTRVAMLYAFGFCSGQTMGPLLRYVVSVDPSIIATALVGTFITFASLSIAALLAGRGKFLFLGGILISVINTMTLLSLLNIFFKSVFVQMSQLYIGVFVMAGFILFDTQNIVEKVRLGNRDVVQHSLDLFFDVLSMFRRLLIILTQKEERRRDNERKRR, encoded by the exons ATGGAGTCATTTCAGAATCGATTCAATCGGTTTACTACCGGACTTGGAGAGAAATA TGAACCACATGTCCAACATCATCTTGCTAAAGTATACATGATGTTGGGTGGAACATCAGCTGTAACAGCCATTGGGTCCATTCTCCAAATGAAGCATTTTATTGACCTTGGCATGCTTGCAGCTTTGGGCTCGCTTTTCTTAGTATTGGGGCTGCACTTCTATCGTGATAATGGAAAAAACTATTATACCCGTGTTGCTATGCTGTATGCTTTTGGATTTTGTTCTGGCCAGACAATGGGACCGCTCTTGCGATATGTTGTCAGCGTTGACCCCTCGATAATTGCTACGGCTTTAGTTGGCACATTTATAACATTTGCATCATTGTCAATAGCAGCCTTATTAGCTGGTCGTGGAAAATTCCTATTTTTGGGTGGTATATTGATCAGTGTCATCAATACAATGACTCTTTTAAGCCTTCTGAATATCTTTTTCAAATCCGTATTTGTACAAATG AGTCAACTTTATATTGGAGTCTTTGTTATGGCCGGTTTCATTCTATTTGATACACAAAATATAGTTGAAAAAGTTCGTCTTGGAAATCGTGACGTAGTGCAACATTCATTGGACCTGTTCTTTGATGTTTTGAGCATGTTCAGACGTTTACTGATTATTCTCACACAAAAG GAGGAACGCAGGCGCGATAATGAACGTAAACGTCGTTAA
- the LOC142234770 gene encoding uncharacterized protein LOC142234770: MSEKEVRAGPSSSMIICRIDTNEKVVKNQKMTRPMRTKNFIDDAKRCVADDDVDGERDGVDGEERCGKNIRRREDETVSDPKKRKVRDAEVRYSEDHAELENEVLIWILKHSSQKPLTPRRPNRLDLIRAPFFRCMKLKTCWE, encoded by the exons ATGAGTGAAAAAGAGGTGAGGGCAGGACCCTCAAGCTCAATGATAATATGCCGAATAGATACCAATGAAAAAGTGGTTAAAAACCAAAAGATGACGCGTCCCATgaggacaaaaaattttattgacgaCGCTAAGCGGTGTGTGGCAGATGATGATGTAGATGGAGAAAGAGATGGAGTGGATGGCGAAGAGAGGTGTGGCAAAAACATAAGGAGACGAGAGGATGAGACTGTGAGTGACCCCAAAAAACGAAAGGTGAGAGATGCGGAGGTTCGTTATTCGGAGGATCATGCAG AATTGGAAAATGAAGTACTCATATGGATATTGAAACACTCGTCACAGAAGCCACTCACACCAAGGCGCCCTAATAGACTGGATCTAATAAGGGCCCCCTTTTTTCGTTGTATGAAGCTGAAGACCTGCTGGGAGTAG
- the LOC142234768 gene encoding cleavage and polyadenylation specificity factor subunit 6-like isoform X3 codes for MADGVVLDLYAEDLDTQNQDEFAADGVDLYDDIGGAPETASSGAVIAPSSGGDSPSSGNNGPEGGAGNAGSNGVYHQGAGSLAPNQAGRRFQLYVGNLTWWTTDQDIANVMRDIGVPDFQEVKFFENRANGQSKGFSVISLGSENSLRVVLDRLPKKELHGQAPVVTYPTKQALNQFESLQKTRPVPPPQQNGPPRGPAPPNMMQGGPMPPHPGGPQGVPPGHQPRLPMNPNMPPGQFRPQHMPPQGPPVGQGPPRMQFQGPPGGGMPMRGPRPDWRPPMHGGFPQGPPGGPPQGPPHMQGPPRGPPGGPPQMGGPGGPPPTHGGPGPAPHVNPAFFNQPGGPPQHPGGPPMAGGPPHGPGPQQGMNMQPQHGPPPHFAQQGAPRGPWPGPPGPVKPQTFPDPQPMGPQLNEAEFEEIMGRNRTVSSSAIARAVSDAAAGEYSSAIETLVTAISLIKQSKVAHDERCKILISSLQDTLHGIETKSYNRRERSRSRERSHRQRPRRERSSSRYRERSRERERDRERERDRDAGGYRDRSRSRERERPSTNDHYRDDSSSRSARTRKTPEPASGDVGAEAPSKRSYYEERYRSSDRDRERERDRDRERDRDRDRERERDREHRSRH; via the exons ATGGCCGACGGCGTGGTGTTGGATCTATATGCTGAAGATTTAGATACACAAAATcaa gATGAATTTGCTGCCGATGGGGTGGATTTATACGATGATATCGGTGGAGCACCAGAGACGGCAAGTAGTGGTGCTGTAATAGCGCCATCTTCTGGCGGAGACAGTCCCAGCTCTGGAAATAATGGGCCAGAAGGAGGTGCTGGAAACGCCGGTTCAAATGGAGTCTACCATCAAGGTGCTGGTAGTTTGGCTCCTAACCAAGCTGGCAGGCGTTTTCAGCTTTACGTAGGCAACCTTACTTGG tgGACAACCGATCAAGATATTGCCAACGTTATGCGTGACATCGGCGTTCCTGACTTTCAGGAGGTCAAGTTTTTCGAGAACAGAGCCAATGGTCAGTCAAAAGGTTTTAGTGTAATTTCATTGGGTTCCGAAAATAGCTTACGTGTGGTATTGGATCGTCTACCCAAGAAGGAGTTGCATGGCCAGGCGCCAGTTGTTACATATCCAACAAAGCAGGCTTTAAATCAATTCGAGAGTCTACAAAAAACGAGACCTGTACCACCACCACAACAAAATGGGCCACCGCGAGGACCTGCTCCACCAAATATGATGCAAGGCGGGCCAATGCCACCACATCCGGGTGGGCCCCAAGGCGTACCTCCAGGTCATCAACCTCGTTTACCAATGAACCCAAATATGCCACCTGGACAATTTCGACCGCAACATATGCCACCACAAGGGCCCCCAGTGGGCCAGGGACCTCCAAGAATGCAG TTTCAGGGACCACCCGGGGGTGGGATGCCAATGCGTGGACCTCGGCCCGATTGGCGACCACCAATGCATGGAGGTTTTCCCCAGGGTCCGCCTGGAGGTCCTCCGCAGGGCCCGCCCCATATGCAAGGACCACCTAGGGGACCTCCAGGTGGACCTCCACAAATGGGCGGTCCCGGAGGCCCTCCTCCGACACATGGTGGTCCTGGACCAGCCCCACATGTTAATCCAGCCTTCTTTAATCAACCTGGTGGTCCTCCTCAACATCCTGGTGGTCCACCTATGGCCGGTGGCCCACCTCATGGTCCTGGTCCACAGCAAGGTATGAATATGCAACCGCAACATGGTCCACCTCCTCATTTCGCCCAGCAAGGTGCGCCACGTGGCCCTTGGCCAGGGCCACCTGGCCCTGTAAAACCGCAAACGTTCCCCGATCCCCAACCTATGGGTCCACAACTTAACGAAGCcgaatttgaagaaattatgGGACGAAATCGTACCGTCAGCAGTTCAGCAATAGCTAGAGCAGTTTCAGATGCTGCAGCCGGTGAATATTCTAGCGCAATCGAGACTTTAGTTACAGCAATCTCACTAATCAAACAATCGAAAGTTGCTCATGATGAACGATGCAAGATTTTAATAAGTTCCTTACAGGATACACTACACGGCATCGAAACAAAAAGTTATAACAGGCGTGAACGTTCAAGATCCCGAGAAAGATCTCATCGTCAGCGGCCTCGTCGGGAAAGATCATCATCGCGGTATCGTGAGAGATCACGCGAAAGAGAACGTGATCGTGAAAGAGAGCGAGATCGTGATGCTGGAGG ATATCGAGATCGTTCCAGAAGCCGAGAACGTGAACGTCCCAGTACAAACGATCATTACAGAGACGATAGTTCCAGCCGATCAGCGAGAACACGTAAAACTCCAGAACCAGCAAGTGGGGATGTTGGCGCCGAAGCTCCTTCAAAACGCAGTTATTACGAAGAACGTTATCGATCTTCAGATCGTGATAGAGAACGTGAACGTGATCGCGATCGTGAACGTGATCGTGACCGCGATCGTGAGCGTGAAAGGGATAGAGAGCATCGTTCTCGGCACTAG
- the LOC142234768 gene encoding cleavage and polyadenylation specificity factor subunit 6-like isoform X2, whose protein sequence is MADGVVLDLYAEDLDTQNQDEFAADGVDLYDDIGGAPETASSGAVIAPSSGGDSPSSGNNGPEGGAGNAGSNGVYHQGAGSLAPNQAGRRFQLYVGNLTWWTTDQDIANVMRDIGVPDFQEVKFFENRANGQSKGFSVISLGSENSLRVVLDRLPKKELHGQAPVVTYPTKQALNQFESLQKTRPVPPPQQNGPPRGPAPPNMMQGGPMPPHPGGPQGVPPGHQPRLPMNPNMPPGQFRPQHMPPQGPPVGQGPPRMQPPMHQGPPMVPQQNMQGPPRFGQQSQWPGQPRPNGPRPGPLNGPPQRPPQMFQGPPGGGMPMRGPRPDWRPPMHGGFPQGPPGGPPQGPPHMQGPPRGPPGGPPQMGGPGGPPPTHGGPGPAPHVNPAFFNQPGGPPQHPGGPPMAGGPPHGPGPQQGMNMQPQHGPPPHFAQQGAPRGPWPGPPGPVKPQTFPDPQPMGPQLNEAEFEEIMGRNRTVSSSAIARAVSDAAAGEYSSAIETLVTAISLIKQSKVAHDERCKILISSLQDTLHGIETKSYNRRERSRSRERSHRQRPRRERSSSRYRERSRERERDRERERDRDAGGYRDRSRSRERERPSTNDHYRDDSSSRSARTRKTPEPASGDVGAEAPSKRSYYEERYRSSDRDRERERDRDRERDRDRDRERERDREHRSRH, encoded by the exons ATGGCCGACGGCGTGGTGTTGGATCTATATGCTGAAGATTTAGATACACAAAATcaa gATGAATTTGCTGCCGATGGGGTGGATTTATACGATGATATCGGTGGAGCACCAGAGACGGCAAGTAGTGGTGCTGTAATAGCGCCATCTTCTGGCGGAGACAGTCCCAGCTCTGGAAATAATGGGCCAGAAGGAGGTGCTGGAAACGCCGGTTCAAATGGAGTCTACCATCAAGGTGCTGGTAGTTTGGCTCCTAACCAAGCTGGCAGGCGTTTTCAGCTTTACGTAGGCAACCTTACTTGG tgGACAACCGATCAAGATATTGCCAACGTTATGCGTGACATCGGCGTTCCTGACTTTCAGGAGGTCAAGTTTTTCGAGAACAGAGCCAATGGTCAGTCAAAAGGTTTTAGTGTAATTTCATTGGGTTCCGAAAATAGCTTACGTGTGGTATTGGATCGTCTACCCAAGAAGGAGTTGCATGGCCAGGCGCCAGTTGTTACATATCCAACAAAGCAGGCTTTAAATCAATTCGAGAGTCTACAAAAAACGAGACCTGTACCACCACCACAACAAAATGGGCCACCGCGAGGACCTGCTCCACCAAATATGATGCAAGGCGGGCCAATGCCACCACATCCGGGTGGGCCCCAAGGCGTACCTCCAGGTCATCAACCTCGTTTACCAATGAACCCAAATATGCCACCTGGACAATTTCGACCGCAACATATGCCACCACAAGGGCCCCCAGTGGGCCAGGGACCTCCAAGAATGCAG CCACCAATGCACCAGGGCCCACCAATGGTTCCACAACAAAACATGCAAGGacctccccgatttggtcaacaATCTCAATGGCCTGGACAACCGCGGCCTAATGGTCCAAGGCCTGGGCCGCTCAATGGACCACCCCAACGTCCACCGCAAAtg TTTCAGGGACCACCCGGGGGTGGGATGCCAATGCGTGGACCTCGGCCCGATTGGCGACCACCAATGCATGGAGGTTTTCCCCAGGGTCCGCCTGGAGGTCCTCCGCAGGGCCCGCCCCATATGCAAGGACCACCTAGGGGACCTCCAGGTGGACCTCCACAAATGGGCGGTCCCGGAGGCCCTCCTCCGACACATGGTGGTCCTGGACCAGCCCCACATGTTAATCCAGCCTTCTTTAATCAACCTGGTGGTCCTCCTCAACATCCTGGTGGTCCACCTATGGCCGGTGGCCCACCTCATGGTCCTGGTCCACAGCAAGGTATGAATATGCAACCGCAACATGGTCCACCTCCTCATTTCGCCCAGCAAGGTGCGCCACGTGGCCCTTGGCCAGGGCCACCTGGCCCTGTAAAACCGCAAACGTTCCCCGATCCCCAACCTATGGGTCCACAACTTAACGAAGCcgaatttgaagaaattatgGGACGAAATCGTACCGTCAGCAGTTCAGCAATAGCTAGAGCAGTTTCAGATGCTGCAGCCGGTGAATATTCTAGCGCAATCGAGACTTTAGTTACAGCAATCTCACTAATCAAACAATCGAAAGTTGCTCATGATGAACGATGCAAGATTTTAATAAGTTCCTTACAGGATACACTACACGGCATCGAAACAAAAAGTTATAACAGGCGTGAACGTTCAAGATCCCGAGAAAGATCTCATCGTCAGCGGCCTCGTCGGGAAAGATCATCATCGCGGTATCGTGAGAGATCACGCGAAAGAGAACGTGATCGTGAAAGAGAGCGAGATCGTGATGCTGGAGG ATATCGAGATCGTTCCAGAAGCCGAGAACGTGAACGTCCCAGTACAAACGATCATTACAGAGACGATAGTTCCAGCCGATCAGCGAGAACACGTAAAACTCCAGAACCAGCAAGTGGGGATGTTGGCGCCGAAGCTCCTTCAAAACGCAGTTATTACGAAGAACGTTATCGATCTTCAGATCGTGATAGAGAACGTGAACGTGATCGCGATCGTGAACGTGATCGTGACCGCGATCGTGAGCGTGAAAGGGATAGAGAGCATCGTTCTCGGCACTAG
- the LOC142234768 gene encoding cleavage and polyadenylation specificity factor subunit 6-like isoform X1: MADGVVLDLYAEDLDTQNQDEFAADGVDLYDDIGGAPETASSGAVIAPSSGGDSPSSGNNGPEGGAGNAGSNGVYHQGAGSLAPNQAGRRFQLYVGNLTWWTTDQDIANVMRDIGVPDFQEVKFFENRANGQSKGFSVISLGSENSLRVVLDRLPKKELHGQAPVVTYPTKQALNQFESLQKTRPVPPPQQNGPPRGPAPPNMMQGGPMPPHPGGPQGVPPGHQPRLPMNPNMPPGQFRPQHMPPQGPPVGQGPPRMQQPPMHQGPPMVPQQNMQGPPRFGQQSQWPGQPRPNGPRPGPLNGPPQRPPQMFQGPPGGGMPMRGPRPDWRPPMHGGFPQGPPGGPPQGPPHMQGPPRGPPGGPPQMGGPGGPPPTHGGPGPAPHVNPAFFNQPGGPPQHPGGPPMAGGPPHGPGPQQGMNMQPQHGPPPHFAQQGAPRGPWPGPPGPVKPQTFPDPQPMGPQLNEAEFEEIMGRNRTVSSSAIARAVSDAAAGEYSSAIETLVTAISLIKQSKVAHDERCKILISSLQDTLHGIETKSYNRRERSRSRERSHRQRPRRERSSSRYRERSRERERDRERERDRDAGGYRDRSRSRERERPSTNDHYRDDSSSRSARTRKTPEPASGDVGAEAPSKRSYYEERYRSSDRDRERERDRDRERDRDRDRERERDREHRSRH, translated from the exons ATGGCCGACGGCGTGGTGTTGGATCTATATGCTGAAGATTTAGATACACAAAATcaa gATGAATTTGCTGCCGATGGGGTGGATTTATACGATGATATCGGTGGAGCACCAGAGACGGCAAGTAGTGGTGCTGTAATAGCGCCATCTTCTGGCGGAGACAGTCCCAGCTCTGGAAATAATGGGCCAGAAGGAGGTGCTGGAAACGCCGGTTCAAATGGAGTCTACCATCAAGGTGCTGGTAGTTTGGCTCCTAACCAAGCTGGCAGGCGTTTTCAGCTTTACGTAGGCAACCTTACTTGG tgGACAACCGATCAAGATATTGCCAACGTTATGCGTGACATCGGCGTTCCTGACTTTCAGGAGGTCAAGTTTTTCGAGAACAGAGCCAATGGTCAGTCAAAAGGTTTTAGTGTAATTTCATTGGGTTCCGAAAATAGCTTACGTGTGGTATTGGATCGTCTACCCAAGAAGGAGTTGCATGGCCAGGCGCCAGTTGTTACATATCCAACAAAGCAGGCTTTAAATCAATTCGAGAGTCTACAAAAAACGAGACCTGTACCACCACCACAACAAAATGGGCCACCGCGAGGACCTGCTCCACCAAATATGATGCAAGGCGGGCCAATGCCACCACATCCGGGTGGGCCCCAAGGCGTACCTCCAGGTCATCAACCTCGTTTACCAATGAACCCAAATATGCCACCTGGACAATTTCGACCGCAACATATGCCACCACAAGGGCCCCCAGTGGGCCAGGGACCTCCAAGAATGCAG CAGCCACCAATGCACCAGGGCCCACCAATGGTTCCACAACAAAACATGCAAGGacctccccgatttggtcaacaATCTCAATGGCCTGGACAACCGCGGCCTAATGGTCCAAGGCCTGGGCCGCTCAATGGACCACCCCAACGTCCACCGCAAAtg TTTCAGGGACCACCCGGGGGTGGGATGCCAATGCGTGGACCTCGGCCCGATTGGCGACCACCAATGCATGGAGGTTTTCCCCAGGGTCCGCCTGGAGGTCCTCCGCAGGGCCCGCCCCATATGCAAGGACCACCTAGGGGACCTCCAGGTGGACCTCCACAAATGGGCGGTCCCGGAGGCCCTCCTCCGACACATGGTGGTCCTGGACCAGCCCCACATGTTAATCCAGCCTTCTTTAATCAACCTGGTGGTCCTCCTCAACATCCTGGTGGTCCACCTATGGCCGGTGGCCCACCTCATGGTCCTGGTCCACAGCAAGGTATGAATATGCAACCGCAACATGGTCCACCTCCTCATTTCGCCCAGCAAGGTGCGCCACGTGGCCCTTGGCCAGGGCCACCTGGCCCTGTAAAACCGCAAACGTTCCCCGATCCCCAACCTATGGGTCCACAACTTAACGAAGCcgaatttgaagaaattatgGGACGAAATCGTACCGTCAGCAGTTCAGCAATAGCTAGAGCAGTTTCAGATGCTGCAGCCGGTGAATATTCTAGCGCAATCGAGACTTTAGTTACAGCAATCTCACTAATCAAACAATCGAAAGTTGCTCATGATGAACGATGCAAGATTTTAATAAGTTCCTTACAGGATACACTACACGGCATCGAAACAAAAAGTTATAACAGGCGTGAACGTTCAAGATCCCGAGAAAGATCTCATCGTCAGCGGCCTCGTCGGGAAAGATCATCATCGCGGTATCGTGAGAGATCACGCGAAAGAGAACGTGATCGTGAAAGAGAGCGAGATCGTGATGCTGGAGG ATATCGAGATCGTTCCAGAAGCCGAGAACGTGAACGTCCCAGTACAAACGATCATTACAGAGACGATAGTTCCAGCCGATCAGCGAGAACACGTAAAACTCCAGAACCAGCAAGTGGGGATGTTGGCGCCGAAGCTCCTTCAAAACGCAGTTATTACGAAGAACGTTATCGATCTTCAGATCGTGATAGAGAACGTGAACGTGATCGCGATCGTGAACGTGATCGTGACCGCGATCGTGAGCGTGAAAGGGATAGAGAGCATCGTTCTCGGCACTAG